One stretch of Prunus persica cultivar Lovell chromosome G1, Prunus_persica_NCBIv2, whole genome shotgun sequence DNA includes these proteins:
- the LOC18791180 gene encoding putative disease resistance protein RGA1: MAVESVLTFATEGILTKLISLAAQEISLAWGFKAELNRLRKTLSTIEGYLADVAQGPQGRSKSVEDWVTNLKRLAQDADDVLDEFNYELLRRKVEIRNHMKKKVLNFFSLSNPVAFRLKIAHKIQKINASLADLKSEASVIGLVSKEKDATPERIRGRIQTDSFPEKDGIIVGREDVLSNIVTTLTNSNINQENIAVMAIVGMAGLGKTTLAKSVYNDNSIKGYFDPKVWVCVSDPFDVKLILISMLESLSPLKAAVKQSLDALLKHLQEELKGKKYLLVLDDVWNDDSRQWNDLMDRLLKLDSARGSTIIVTTRSAKVASISEKKLPRQDLELLSTDECWSILKHAACSNGSSDIPLHLERIGREIAKNCEGLPLMAKVLGGILHSKKSTSEWSRIKDSRIWDLPKAEDRIMSVLKLSFDNLESPALKQCFSYCSAFMKDAEMQRDDLIQLWMAQGFLHPSPEKSNLEMEDIGNEYFDILFQSSLFQNATVDDDGIVTECKMHDLVHDLAERASESRSMMRDFHKNQDVATPNIERIPKGSSGKLRSLFLNAEALPRNMLPGFKALRVLKLYDENIEELPSSIGKLKHLRYLDISFTEIKRLPNSIGKLYNLQTLRATYCGLEEFPKDVQNLINLRYVYCDEGTKFPVGVLGRLTSLRKLPCSYEDYKVMGREIEELAVLNQLKGKLIICNLEHVRNGDEARKAKLKDKKNVCHFLFKWTKNRSTTNNNEEDVLEGLQPHSELERLEIRYFMGTEFPSWMIKLDNLKQIRLKGCNRCEKVPTLGHLPHLTVVWIGGMDNLKCVGEEIYGNDVFPALKELCIRNCKELIEWMEAPKQVMVFPCLEKLDIENCIKLRKVPSHFPSLKNLMIEGNEELTCVPEGMLLKTEGMEIMDCEKLTCIAPDVFRCCASLRNLVVENCPSLQSIPALNLFTSLRELSVKNCERLKSLVSSGPVSIVELSIIKCSGIQSIPALNLFTSLRELSIEYCRRFESLVSSGPVSIVKLSIIKCWRLRSIPTLNVFTSLRELSIEYCQRLESLASSGPISVVELLRIRVCSGLQSIPALNLFISLRELSIEYCGRLESLVSSGPVSIVELLRIRVCSGLQSIPALNLFTSLRELSIENCERLESLVSSGPISVVELSIIKCIGLQFIPPLNLFTSLHKLSIEYCRRLENLVSSGSVSVVELSIIKCSGLQFIPPLNFFTSLHELSIEYCRGVRNLGSNEPVSIVKLNIIKCWRLRSIPALNLFLVELKIRDAPNLESLPSLDDFTSLSELVIVNCGKLKYLPSLISTSLKTLELGGFWKELDSFPDFHLGTGSSKLQKLELNGWPKLKSLPHQIQHFTSLTYLWIECFDGVEALEDWLGNLTSLGTLEVWRCKKLMYLPSVTAMQRLTKLQTLEFWECPLLKERCTKDSGPEWPKISHIPHIKIR, translated from the exons ATGGCTGTAGAATCTGTGCTTACTTTTGCGACCGAGGGAATACTGACGAAGCTGATTTCCCTTGCTGCTCAAGAAATCAGTCTTGCCTGGGGATTCAAAGCTGAACTAAACAGGCTTCGCAAAACACTGTCCACCATTGAAGGTTACTTAGCCGACGTTGCCCAGGGACCACAAGGTCGGAGCAAGTCCGTAGAAGATTGGGTGACGAATCTTAAACGCCTAGCTCAAGATGCAGATGATGTCTTGGATGAATTCAACTATGAACTTCTCCGGCGCAAAGTAGAAATCCGAAATCATATGAAGAAAAAGGTACTCAACTTCTTTTCACTTTCCAATCCGGTTGCATTCCGCCTTAAAATTGCACATAAAATTCAGAAGATCAATGCATCCTTGGCGGATCTCAAGAGTGAAGCATCTGTCATTGGACTTGTttccaaagaaaaagatgcaACCCCTGAAAGAATTAGAGGACGCATACAAACCGACTCATTTCCTGAAAAAGATGGAATCATCGTTGGCAGGGAGGATGTTCTGTCAAACATAGTTACAACCTTGACCAACTCCAACATCAATCAAGAAAATATTGCTGTTATGGCCATTGTGGGAATGGCAGGCCTAGGAAAGACAACTTTGGCCAAGTCTGTATACAATGATAATTCTATAAAAGGGTATTTTGATCCAAAAGTATGGGTGTGCGTATCTGATCCTTTTGACGTcaaattgattttaatttccatGTTAGAATCTCTTAGCCCATTAAAAGCCGctgtaaaacaaagtttggATGCACTTCTTAAACACCTTCAAGAAGagctgaaaggaaaaaaatacttGCTGGTACTTGATGATGTCTGGAATGACGATTCAAGACAATGGAATGACTTGATGGATCGCTTGTTAAAGCTTGATTCTGCTCGGGGAAGCACAATTATTGTCACTACCCGCAGTGCCAAAGTTGCATCAATCTCAGAGAAAAAACTTCCACGACAGGATTTGGAACTTCTATCAACAGATGAATGCTGGTCCATATTGAAACATGCAGCTTGCTCAAATGGTAGTTCTGATATACCTCTTCATTTAGAGAGAATTGGACGGGAGATCGCTAAAAATTGTGAAGGTCTACCATTGATGGCAAAG GTTTTGGGAGGCATTTTGCATTCTAAAAAGAGTACTTCTGAATGGTCTAGAATTAAAGACAGTAGAATATGGGACTTACCAAAGGCAGAAGATAGAATCATGTCAGTCTTGAAGTTGAGTTTCGATAATTTAGAATCACCAGCACTAAAGCAATGTTTTTCATATTGCTCAGCATTCATGAAAGATGCTGAGATGCAAAGAGATGACTTGATTCAACTTTGGATGGCTCAAGGATTCCTCCATCCTTCTCCTGAAAAAAGTAATTTAGAGATGGAGGATATAGGtaatgaatattttgatattctaTTCCAAAGCTCCTTATTTCAAAATGCTACAGTGGATGATGATGGCATTGTTACTGAATGCAAGATGCACGATCTAGTGCACGATCTTGCAGAACGTGCATCCGAATCTAGAAGCATGATGCGAGACTTCCACAAGAATCAAGATGTTGCAACTCCCAATATAGAAAGAATTCCAAAAGGAAGTAGTGGGAAATTGAGATCTCTGTTTTTGAATGCTGAAGCACTACCTCGAAACATGTTGCCAGGGTTTAAAGCTTTACGTGTCTTAAAATTATATGACGAAAATATTGAGGAGCTTCCAAGTTCAATCGGAAAGCTAAAACACTTGAGATATCTTGACATTTCCTTTACAGAAATCAAAAGACTCCCAAATTCTATTGGCAAGCTGTATAACCTACAGACATTAAGAGCAACATACTGCGGTCTTGAAGAATTTCCAAAAGACGTGCAAAACTTGATCAACTTGAGATATGTTTATTGTGACGAGGGAACGAAATTTCCAGTTGGGGTATTGGGGAGATTAACTAGCCTTCGAAAATTACCTTGCTCTTATGAGGATTATAAGGTAATGGGTAGGGAAATTGAGGAGCTGGCTGTCTTGAATCAATTGAAGGGTAAATTgattatttgtaatttggaaCATGTAAGGAATGGAGATGAGGCAAGGAAAGCTAAATTAAAGGACAAGAAAAACGTATGccactttttatttaaatggaCGAAAAATAGGTCAACAACCAATAATAATGAAGAGGATGTACTAGAAGGCCTCCAGCCGCATTCTGAGTTGGAAAGGCTAGAGATTCGATATTTCATGGGTACTGAATTTCCATCATGGATGATTAAGCTTGACAATTTAAAGCAGATTAGGCTTAAGGGTTGCAATAGATGTGAAAAAGTCCCAACACTCGGCCATCTACCTCATCTTACAGTTGTTTGGATTGGAGGAATGGATAATCTAAAATGTGTTGGAGAAGAGATTTATGGAAATGACGTATTTCCAGCACTGAAAGAATTATGCATTCGTAATTGCAAGGAGCTAATTGAATGGATGGAAGCACCAAAACAAGTCATGGTGTTTCCTTGCCTGGAGAAGCTGGATATCGAGAATTGTATCAAACTGAGAAAGGTTCCTAGTCACTTTCCATCTCTGAAGAATTTGATGATAGAAGGTAATGAGGAGCTTACATGTGTGCCAGAAGGGATGTTGTTGAAGACAGAAGGTATGGAGATAATGGATTGTGAAAAATTAACTTGTATTGCCCCCGATGTCTTTCGTTGTTGTGCATCTCTTCGAAACTTGGTTGTAGAGAATTGCCCTAGTTTACAATCTATTCCAGCTTTAAACCTTTTCACGTCCCTCCGTGAATTGAGTGTTAAAAATTGTGAGAGATTAAAAAGTTTGGTGAGTAGTGGGCCTGTCTCTATTGTGGAGTTGAGTATAATTAAATGTAGTGGTATACAATCTATTCCAGCTTTAAACCTCTTCACATCCCTCCGTGAATTGAGCATTGAATATTGTCGGAGATTTGAAAGTTTGGTGAGTAGTGGGCCCGTCTCTATTGTAAAGTTGAGTATAATTAAATGCTGGCGTCTCCGATCTATTCCAACTTTAAACGTCTTCACATCTCTTCGTGAATTGAGCATTGAATATTGTCAGAGATTAGAAAGTTTGGCGAGTAGTGGGCCTATTTCTGTTGTGGAGTTGTTGCGTATAAGAGTTTGTAGTGGTCTACAATCTATTCCAGCTTTAAACCTATTCATATCCCTCCGTGAATTGAGCATtgaatattgtgggagatTAGAAAGTTTGGTGAGTAGTGGGCCCGTCTCTATTGTGGAGTTGTTGCGTATAAGAGTTTGTAGTGGTCTACAATCTATTCCAGCTTTAAACCTCTTTACATCCCTCCGTGAATTGAGCATTGAAAATTGTGAGAGATTAGAAAGTTTGGTGAGTAGTGGGCCCATCTCTGTTGTGGAGTTGAGTATAATTAAATGTATTGGTCTACAATTTATTCCACCTTTAAACCTCTTCACATCTCTCCATAAATTGAGCATTGAATATTGTCGAAGATTAGAAAATTTGGTGAGTAGTGGGTCCGTCTCTGTTGTGGAGTTGAGTATTATTAAATGTAGTGGTCTACAATTTATTCCACCTTTAAATTTCTTCACATCCCTCCATGAATTGAGCATTGAATATTGTCGAGGAGTAAGAAATTTGGGGAGTAATGAGCCCGTCTCTATTGTGAAGTTgaatataattaaatgttgGCGTCTTCGATCCATTCCAGCTTTAAACCTCTTCCTTGTGGAGTTGAAAATAAGAGATGCCCCTAATTTAGAGAGTCTTCCAAGTTTAGACGACTTCACATCTCTCTCTGAGTTGGTGATTGTTAATTGTGGGAAATTAAAATATCTGCCTTCCCTGATTTCCACCAGTTTGAAGACATTGGAACTTGGCGGGTTCTGGAAGGAGCTCGATTCCTTCCCTGATTTCCATCTTGGAACTGGATCatcaaaacttcaaaaattaGAGTTGAACGGGTGGCCCAAGCTCAAGTCTCTGCCTCACCAAATTCAACACTTCACTTCTCTGACATATTTGTGGATAGAGTGTTTCGATGGAGTGGAGGCTCTTGAGGATTGGTTGGGTAACCTTACATCCCTTGGGACGCTAGAGGTTTGGAGATGCAAGAAATTGATGTATCTACCTAGTGTCACAGCTATGCAACGCCTCACCAAATTACAAACCCTAGAATTTTGGGAATGTCCCCTTCTGAAGGAAAGATGCACCAAGGACAGCGGCCCAGAATGGCCCAAGATTTCTCACATTCCACATATCAAaa TTCGATGA